Genomic window (Bacillus vallismortis):
AGCTTGCCAAATTTCCGAGCACCAAACCAAGGTGTTCGGATACATAATCAATGACTTCCAGGGCAATTTCGTCATTTTCATCCGCCGCTTCAAATACATCCCTCGCTGACAATTGTTCAGATGCTTGTAAACGTGTCGTCTGCTTAGCATCTGCAATTTTCTCTTTTGCAATTCTTACAATTCCGGTTGCGGACGCTATTGTTTCGATACAGCCCGTCTTTCCGCAGTTGCAAGGCGCTCCGCCTTCAGGAATGCTGCAAATATGGCCGATTTCCCCGCCGGCGCCATTTATGCCATGTACAATTTCACCATTTACAATGATACCGCCGCCAACTCCCGTGCCAAGCGTCACGAGAATGACGTCTTTTGCGCCGTCACCCGCTCCCTTCCACATTTCCCCGAGCGCAGCAATATTCGCGTCGTTTTCTATCACAGCCGGGATGCCGGTTTCTGTCTCCAGATGGTTCTTTAAAGCATAGTTTTTCCACCCCAGATTTACTGTTTCATAAACGACTCCGGCTGCCATATCTACAGGACCTGGTGCGCCCATTCCGATGTATTTAATGATATGCTTCGGTTTTTGCAGCTCATCCAGCTTGCTGTCGATTGTTTTTGCAATCGCAACGGTAATGGTATCGCCGGTTTTATCAGTCGGGACTTCCCACTTATGCTGAATTTCACCATATTGATTAATAAAAGCGAGTTTAATCGTCGTTCCTCCCAGATCAATGCCTGCAAACCATATCTCGTCCATTTTTATCACCTTAGCCTTTACCTCTTTCGTTTTTTTGTTTGTTCCAATTCTTTTCGAAGGACAGCTGCCGCTTTGGCCCATTGCTTCTTCTCAATCATGTGGTTCATGTATAATTCCTTTAATTCATCCAGCATAAACTCTATTTCAAGCTCTCTGTCTCCAAAATAAACAATGTGGCCAAACGTTTTTAACAGCTGTTGCACATCATAAAATGTATTCATTTTTCCTCACCATTCTAGTTCATAACTATCATAAGCGTATTCATATAGATGCAGCCGGTCAAGAAGAAAACGCTGACAAAAAAGCCAGTCTCCCTCCCCGGCATGTTCCATTCCTTATGATTCTTTATTGTTTTCAATTTGTCGCTGCAGCTCTTTATAGCGCTGCTCCTTCGGCTCTAGGTTTACAGCCGACTCGATAGCCTTTCCTGCTTGGCCAAGCTCATTTTTTTCCGCATACAGCAAGGCTAAATAGTAATAGGAGTCATGGTCTTTAGGTTCTTTTTCCACTGCTC
Coding sequences:
- the glcK gene encoding glucose kinase GlcK; this translates as MDEIWFAGIDLGGTTIKLAFINQYGEIQHKWEVPTDKTGDTITVAIAKTIDSKLDELQKPKHIIKYIGMGAPGPVDMAAGVVYETVNLGWKNYALKNHLETETGIPAVIENDANIAALGEMWKGAGDGAKDVILVTLGTGVGGGIIVNGEIVHGINGAGGEIGHICSIPEGGAPCNCGKTGCIETIASATGIVRIAKEKIADAKQTTRLQASEQLSARDVFEAADENDEIALEVIDYVSEHLGLVLGNLASSLNPSKIVLGGGVSRAGELLRSKVEKTFRKCAFPRAAEAADISIATLGNDAGVIGGAWIAKNEWMKHQNC
- a CDS encoding YqgQ family protein, with protein sequence MNTFYDVQQLLKTFGHIVYFGDRELEIEFMLDELKELYMNHMIEKKQWAKAAAVLRKELEQTKKRKR